One window of Pseudomonas urmiensis genomic DNA carries:
- a CDS encoding outer membrane protein OmpK yields the protein MKRITSSLLLGSSLLATLPTHAGEWLQWHGESLTYLYGKDFKVNPDIQQTITFEHANKWKYGDTFLFVDKIFYNGKADPSKGVTTYYGEFSPRLSLGKITGKSFAFGPVKDVLLAMTYERGEGDNEAYLIGPGFDLGIPGFNYFTLNFYLRNTEGSRPGDNVWQITPAWSYTIPVGRSDILIDGYIDWVVDNDQTRRGTYHANLQFNPQVKYDLGKALNMGAKQLYVGFEYSYWKDKYGIDSRGNVDSNQSVASALVKVHF from the coding sequence ATGAAGCGCATCACCTCGTCCCTGTTGCTGGGCAGCAGCCTGCTGGCCACCCTCCCCACGCATGCAGGCGAATGGCTGCAATGGCACGGCGAAAGCCTGACCTACTTGTACGGCAAAGACTTCAAGGTCAACCCCGACATCCAGCAGACCATTACCTTCGAGCACGCCAACAAATGGAAGTACGGCGACACCTTCCTGTTCGTCGACAAGATCTTCTACAACGGCAAGGCCGACCCAAGCAAAGGCGTGACCACCTACTACGGTGAGTTCAGCCCGCGCCTGTCGCTGGGCAAGATCACCGGCAAGAGCTTCGCCTTCGGCCCGGTCAAGGACGTGCTCCTGGCCATGACCTACGAGCGCGGCGAAGGCGACAACGAGGCCTACCTGATCGGCCCCGGGTTCGACCTGGGGATTCCCGGCTTCAACTACTTCACCCTGAACTTCTACCTGCGCAACACCGAAGGCAGCCGCCCCGGTGACAACGTTTGGCAGATTACCCCGGCCTGGTCCTACACCATCCCAGTGGGACGCTCCGACATCCTTATCGATGGCTACATCGACTGGGTAGTGGACAACGACCAGACCCGCCGCGGCACCTATCACGCCAACCTGCAGTTCAACCCACAGGTCAAATATGACCTGGGCAAGGCTCTGAACATGGGCGCCAAGCAGCTGTATGTGGGCTTTGAATACAGCTACTGGAAAGACAAATACGGCATCGACAGCCGCGGCAATGTCGACAGCAATCAAAGCGTCGCCAGCGCCCTGGTGAAGGTGCACTTCTAA
- a CDS encoding DUF808 domain-containing protein — translation MAGSSLLVLIDDIATVLDDVSLMTKVAAKKTAGVLGDDLALNAQQVTGVRAEREIPVVWAVAKGSFLNKLILVPAALLISAFIPWAVIPLLMLGGAYLCFEGFEKLAHKFLHSKAEDAAEHGARAEAVADPNVDLVAYEKDKIKGAVRTDFILSAEIIAITLGTVADAPLAQQIIVLSGIAIVMTIGVYGLVAGIVKLDDLGLWLTQKASGAAQAVGNAILRTAPYMMKSLSVIGTAAMFLVGGGILVHGIAPLHHAIEAFSEGRGGALTGALLNGLAGVVAGVVVLVVVSVLGKVWRVVRPAS, via the coding sequence ATGGCAGGAAGCAGTCTACTGGTACTGATCGACGACATCGCCACGGTGCTCGACGATGTCTCGCTGATGACCAAGGTCGCGGCGAAAAAGACCGCTGGCGTGCTCGGTGACGATTTGGCACTGAACGCCCAGCAAGTCACTGGCGTGCGTGCCGAACGGGAAATCCCGGTGGTCTGGGCGGTGGCCAAGGGTTCGTTCCTGAACAAGCTGATCCTGGTCCCGGCGGCGCTGTTGATCAGTGCCTTCATTCCTTGGGCGGTGATCCCGTTGCTGATGCTGGGCGGGGCTTATCTGTGCTTCGAGGGCTTCGAGAAGCTGGCGCACAAGTTTCTCCACAGCAAGGCCGAGGATGCCGCCGAGCACGGCGCCCGCGCCGAAGCGGTGGCAGATCCGAATGTCGATCTGGTGGCCTATGAGAAGGACAAGATCAAGGGCGCGGTGCGCACCGACTTCATCCTCTCGGCGGAGATCATCGCCATTACCCTGGGTACGGTGGCCGACGCCCCGCTGGCGCAGCAGATCATCGTGCTGTCGGGTATCGCCATCGTCATGACCATTGGTGTGTATGGCCTGGTGGCCGGCATCGTCAAGCTCGATGACCTTGGCCTGTGGCTGACCCAAAAAGCCTCGGGTGCGGCGCAGGCGGTGGGGAACGCAATTCTGCGCACCGCGCCGTACATGATGAAGAGTCTGTCGGTGATCGGTACTGCGGCGATGTTTTTGGTCGGCGGCGGGATTCTGGTGCATGGCATTGCGCCGTTGCATCATGCCATCGAAGCCTTCAGCGAAGGGCGCGGCGGGGCACTGACCGGGGCGTTGCTCAATGGGCTTGCCGGGGTGGTTGCCGGGGTCGTGGTGCTGGTGGTGGTCAGCGTGCTGGGTAAGGTTTGGCGGGTGGTACGTCCTGCTAGCTGA
- a CDS encoding nucleobase:cation symporter-2 family protein, translating to MSESPKAYIPVAPPRQPLPLFQLILVGLQHVLLMYGGAIAVPLIIGQAAGLSREEVAFLINADLLVAGVATIIQSFGIGPVGIRMPVMMGASFAAVGSMVAMAGMPGVGLQGIFGATIAAGFFGMLIAPFMSKVVRFFPPLVTGTVITSIGLSLFPVAVNWAGGGHEAETFGSPIYLMVAGLVLAVILLINRFMRGFWVNVSVLVGMGLGYILAGSIGMVDLSGLAQAPWLQVVTPLHFGMPTFSLAPILSMCLVVVIIFVESTGMFLALGKVTDREVTPGMLRRGLLCDAGASFVAGFFNTFTHSSFAQNIGLVQMTGVRCRYVTVVAGALLIGLSLLPKAAYLIASIPPAVLGGASIAMFGMVTATGIKILQEADISDRRNQLLVAVSVGFGLIPVVKPEFFAQMPQWMEPITHSGIAMATLSALVLNVLFNILGGADRAAHNDACHQH from the coding sequence ATGTCCGAGTCACCCAAGGCGTACATCCCCGTTGCGCCGCCACGACAGCCCCTGCCCCTGTTTCAGCTGATCCTGGTAGGTTTGCAACATGTTCTGCTGATGTACGGAGGCGCGATCGCCGTGCCGCTGATCATCGGCCAGGCCGCTGGCCTGTCGCGCGAAGAAGTCGCGTTCCTGATCAACGCCGACCTGCTGGTCGCAGGCGTTGCCACCATCATCCAATCGTTCGGTATCGGTCCTGTCGGCATTCGCATGCCGGTCATGATGGGCGCCAGTTTTGCTGCGGTCGGCAGCATGGTGGCCATGGCCGGCATGCCCGGCGTCGGCCTGCAGGGGATCTTCGGCGCGACCATCGCCGCCGGTTTCTTCGGCATGCTGATCGCACCGTTCATGTCCAAGGTGGTGCGCTTCTTCCCGCCACTGGTCACCGGCACCGTGATTACCTCGATTGGCCTGTCGCTGTTCCCGGTGGCAGTCAACTGGGCCGGTGGCGGGCATGAGGCCGAGACCTTCGGCTCGCCGATCTACCTGATGGTGGCGGGCCTGGTGCTGGCCGTGATCCTGTTGATCAACCGCTTCATGCGCGGCTTCTGGGTCAACGTTTCGGTGCTGGTCGGCATGGGCCTGGGCTACATCCTGGCCGGTTCGATCGGCATGGTCGACCTGTCGGGCCTGGCCCAGGCGCCATGGCTGCAAGTGGTCACGCCGCTGCACTTCGGCATGCCGACGTTCAGCCTGGCGCCGATCCTGTCGATGTGCCTGGTAGTGGTGATCATCTTTGTCGAGTCCACCGGGATGTTCCTGGCCCTGGGCAAAGTGACCGATCGCGAAGTGACCCCGGGCATGCTCCGCCGCGGTCTGTTGTGCGACGCCGGCGCCTCGTTCGTCGCTGGCTTCTTCAACACCTTCACCCACTCCTCGTTCGCCCAGAACATCGGCCTGGTGCAGATGACCGGCGTGCGCTGCCGCTACGTCACGGTGGTCGCGGGTGCGCTGCTGATCGGCCTGAGCCTGCTGCCCAAGGCGGCCTACCTGATCGCCTCGATCCCGCCTGCGGTCCTTGGCGGCGCGTCCATTGCCATGTTCGGCATGGTCACCGCCACCGGGATCAAGATCTTGCAGGAGGCGGACATCTCCGACCGCCGCAACCAGCTGCTGGTCGCGGTCAGCGTGGGCTTTGGCCTGATCCCGGTGGTCAAGCCCGAGTTCTTCGCGCAAATGCCACAGTGGATGGAACCGATCACCCACAGCGGTATCGCCATGGCCACGCTCAGTGCCCTGGTGCTGAACGTGCTGTTCAACATCCTCGGTGGCGCTGATCGGGCGGCGCATAACGACGCCTGTCACCAGCACTGA
- a CDS encoding urate hydroxylase PuuD, protein MEAHLHEWLNLSIRWVHMITGVAWIGASFYFVWLENHLNRSNPRDGLSGDLWAIHGGGIYHLEKYKLAPPKMPENLHWFKWEAYFTWMSGIALLCVVFYWNPTLYLLAPGSTLSGAEGVAIGIGSLVAGWFIYDFLCDSPLGKRPALLGGVLFVLIIAACWGFSLVFSGRGAYLHTGAIIGTIMVGNVFRIIMPAQRQLVAAIENNQTPDPVLPAKGLLRSRHNNYFTLPVLFIMISNHFPSTYGSQYNWLILAGIAVAAVLIRHYFNTRHDSNKFAWTLPVGALAMICLAYVTGPKPLPTAPEQAAAQVEYQPLPATAVGGKTAAELRAEEAAKAAQAPAAAAEAPAQASTQAAGGAFDKIHTVIQERCTVCHSSKPTSPLFSAAPGGVMFDTPQQIQAQAARIQAQAVASQIMPLGNITQMTVEERKLVGDWIAKGAPVN, encoded by the coding sequence GTGGAAGCACACCTTCACGAATGGCTGAACCTGAGCATTCGCTGGGTTCACATGATCACCGGCGTGGCCTGGATCGGTGCATCGTTCTACTTCGTCTGGCTCGAGAACCACCTGAATCGAAGCAACCCGCGCGATGGGTTGTCAGGTGATCTCTGGGCCATCCATGGTGGTGGTATCTACCACCTGGAGAAGTACAAGCTGGCCCCGCCGAAAATGCCTGAGAACCTGCACTGGTTCAAATGGGAAGCCTATTTCACCTGGATGTCCGGTATCGCCCTGCTGTGCGTGGTGTTCTACTGGAACCCGACCCTGTACCTGCTGGCACCAGGCAGCACCCTCAGCGGTGCCGAAGGCGTGGCGATCGGTATCGGCTCGCTGGTCGCCGGCTGGTTCATCTACGACTTCCTCTGCGACTCGCCACTGGGCAAGCGCCCCGCCCTGCTCGGCGGTGTGCTGTTCGTGCTGATCATCGCCGCCTGCTGGGGCTTCAGCCTGGTATTCAGCGGTCGCGGCGCGTACCTGCACACCGGCGCGATCATCGGCACCATCATGGTCGGTAACGTGTTCCGCATCATCATGCCGGCCCAGCGCCAGTTGGTGGCGGCAATCGAGAACAACCAGACCCCTGATCCGGTACTGCCGGCCAAGGGCCTGCTGCGCTCGCGTCATAACAACTACTTCACCCTGCCGGTGCTGTTCATCATGATCAGCAACCACTTCCCGAGCACCTATGGCAGCCAGTACAACTGGCTGATCCTGGCCGGGATCGCCGTGGCTGCGGTATTGATCCGTCACTACTTCAACACCCGCCACGACAGCAACAAGTTCGCCTGGACCCTGCCTGTCGGCGCCCTGGCGATGATCTGCCTGGCCTATGTGACCGGTCCCAAGCCGCTGCCCACCGCACCTGAGCAGGCTGCCGCGCAGGTCGAGTACCAGCCGCTGCCAGCGACCGCTGTAGGGGGCAAGACCGCTGCCGAACTGCGCGCCGAAGAAGCTGCCAAAGCCGCCCAAGCGCCTGCCGCAGCGGCCGAGGCTCCAGCTCAGGCCAGCACCCAGGCCGCCGGTGGCGCTTTCGACAAGATCCACACGGTCATCCAGGAACGCTGCACCGTGTGCCACTCGTCCAAGCCAACCAGCCCGCTGTTCAGCGCCGCCCCTGGCGGTGTGATGTTCGACACCCCGCAGCAGATCCAGGCCCAGGCCGCGCGCATCCAAGCGCAAGCGGTCGCCAGCCAGATCATGCCGCTGGGCAACATCACCCAGATGACCGTCGAGGAGCGCAAGTTGGTCGGTGACTGGATTGCCAAAGGCGCCCCAGTCAACTGA
- a CDS encoding outer membrane protein OmpK, translating to MRTINSLILAGGLLASGASVAGDLLQWQNNSLTYLWGKNFKVNPETQQTFTFEHADGWKYGDNFIFVDKIFYQGKKDASNGPNTYYGEISPRLSFGKIFDQKIAFGPVKDVLLAMTYEFGEGDTEAYLIGPGFDLDIPGFDYFQLNFYQRTTDGSRPGDNVWQITPVWSYTIPVGSSDILIDGFMDWVVDNDENRRGTYQANLHFNPQIKYDLGKALHFGEKQLYVGIEYDYWKNKYGIKDSDAFTTDQNTASLLVKVHF from the coding sequence ATGCGTACCATCAATAGCCTGATCCTCGCTGGCGGCCTGCTGGCCTCTGGCGCCAGCGTCGCCGGTGACCTGCTGCAGTGGCAGAACAACAGCCTGACCTACCTCTGGGGCAAGAACTTCAAGGTCAACCCAGAGACCCAGCAGACCTTCACCTTCGAGCACGCCGATGGTTGGAAGTACGGCGACAACTTCATCTTTGTCGACAAGATCTTCTACCAGGGCAAGAAAGACGCCAGCAATGGCCCCAACACCTACTACGGCGAGATCAGCCCGCGCCTGTCGTTCGGCAAGATCTTCGATCAGAAGATCGCCTTCGGCCCGGTCAAAGACGTGCTGTTGGCGATGACCTACGAGTTCGGCGAGGGTGATACCGAGGCGTACCTGATCGGTCCTGGTTTTGACCTGGATATCCCAGGCTTCGATTACTTCCAGCTGAACTTCTACCAGCGCACCACCGATGGCAGCCGCCCCGGTGACAACGTCTGGCAGATCACCCCAGTGTGGTCGTACACCATCCCGGTCGGCTCGTCCGACATCCTCATCGATGGCTTCATGGATTGGGTGGTGGATAACGACGAGAACCGTCGCGGCACCTATCAGGCCAACCTGCACTTCAACCCACAGATCAAGTATGACCTGGGCAAGGCGCTGCACTTTGGCGAGAAGCAGCTGTACGTCGGTATCGAATACGACTACTGGAAGAACAAGTACGGGATCAAGGATTCCGATGCGTTCACCACCGACCAGAACACCGCGAGCCTGTTGGTCAAGGTGCACTTCTGA
- a CDS encoding 2-hydroxy-3-oxopropionate reductase — MAKIGFIGTGIMGKPMAQNLQKAGHSLFVSTHHDAAPADLIAAGAVALANPKEVAQEAEFIIVMVPDTPQVEAVLFGENGVGEGVGPNKVVIDMSSISPTATKAFAEKIKATGAAYLDAPVSGGEVGAKAATLSIMVGGCPKAFERALPLFEAMGKNITRVGGNGDGQTAKVANQIIVALNIQAVSEALLFAAKNGADPAKVREALMGGFASSKILEVHAERMIKGTFDPGFRINLHQKDLNLALQGAKELGINLPNTSNAQQVFSTCVALGGGNWDHSALIKGLEHMANFSIRGDK, encoded by the coding sequence ATGGCTAAAATCGGATTTATCGGCACCGGAATCATGGGCAAGCCCATGGCCCAGAACCTGCAAAAAGCAGGTCACAGCCTGTTCGTCTCCACCCACCACGACGCCGCCCCGGCCGACCTGATCGCCGCTGGTGCGGTGGCCCTGGCCAACCCCAAAGAAGTGGCCCAGGAAGCTGAATTCATCATCGTCATGGTCCCCGACACCCCGCAGGTCGAGGCCGTGCTGTTCGGTGAAAACGGCGTTGGCGAAGGCGTTGGCCCGAACAAGGTGGTGATCGACATGAGCTCGATCTCGCCAACTGCCACCAAAGCCTTTGCCGAGAAGATCAAGGCAACCGGCGCCGCCTACCTCGACGCGCCGGTGTCGGGCGGTGAAGTCGGTGCCAAGGCCGCGACCCTGAGCATCATGGTCGGTGGCTGCCCGAAAGCCTTCGAGCGCGCCCTGCCGCTGTTCGAAGCCATGGGCAAGAACATCACCCGCGTTGGCGGCAATGGCGACGGCCAGACGGCCAAGGTCGCCAACCAGATCATCGTCGCCCTGAACATCCAGGCTGTCAGCGAAGCGCTGCTGTTCGCTGCCAAGAACGGCGCCGATCCGGCCAAGGTGCGTGAAGCACTGATGGGTGGCTTCGCTTCCTCGAAGATCCTCGAAGTGCATGCCGAGCGCATGATCAAAGGCACCTTCGATCCGGGCTTCCGCATCAACCTGCACCAGAAGGACCTGAACCTGGCCCTGCAAGGCGCCAAGGAGCTGGGCATCAACCTGCCCAACACCTCCAACGCCCAGCAAGTGTTCAGCACCTGCGTCGCCCTCGGTGGCGGCAACTGGGACCACTCGGCGCTGATCAAAGGCCTGGAGCACATGGCCAACTTCTCGATCCGCGGCGACAAGTAA
- a CDS encoding TetR/AcrR family transcriptional regulator produces MSTIRERNKELILRAASEEFADKGFAATKTSDIAAKAGLPKPNVYYYFKSKDNLYREVLESIIAPIMQASTPFNADGDPKQVLSSYIRSKIRISRDLPHASKVFASEIMHGAPHLSPSQVEQLNEQARHNIECIQRWIDRKQIAPVDAHHLMFSIWAATQTYADFDWQISAVTGKAKLADSDYEAAAETIIRLVLKGCEPEAA; encoded by the coding sequence ATGAGCACCATTCGCGAGCGCAACAAGGAACTGATCCTGCGCGCGGCCAGCGAGGAATTCGCCGACAAGGGCTTCGCCGCCACCAAGACCAGCGACATCGCGGCCAAGGCAGGCCTGCCCAAGCCGAACGTGTATTACTACTTCAAATCCAAGGACAACCTCTACCGCGAGGTCCTGGAAAGCATCATCGCGCCGATCATGCAGGCCTCGACGCCGTTCAATGCCGATGGTGACCCCAAGCAAGTGTTGAGTTCCTACATCCGCTCGAAGATCCGCATCTCGCGCGACCTGCCACATGCCTCCAAAGTGTTCGCCAGCGAGATCATGCACGGCGCGCCGCACCTGTCGCCCAGCCAGGTCGAGCAGCTCAACGAACAGGCCAGGCACAACATCGAGTGCATCCAGCGCTGGATCGATCGCAAGCAGATCGCCCCCGTCGATGCTCATCACCTGATGTTCAGCATCTGGGCGGCGACCCAGACCTATGCGGATTTCGATTGGCAGATTTCGGCAGTCACCGGCAAGGCCAAGTTGGCTGACAGTGATTATGAAGCGGCGGCGGAGACTATCATTCGCCTGGTGCTGAAGGGATGTGAACCCGAGGCGGCCTGA
- the gcl gene encoding glyoxylate carboligase, whose translation MSKMRAIDAAVLVMRREGVDTAFGIPGAAINPLYSALKKVGGIDHVLARHVEGASHMAEGYTRANPGNIGVCIGTSGPAGTDMVTGLYSASADSIPILCITGQAPRARLHKEDFQAVDITNIVKPVTKWATTVLEPGQVPYAFQKAFFEMRSGRPGPVLIDLPFDVQMAEIEFDIDAYEPLPVNKPSASRVQAEKALALLNDAERPLLVAGGGIINADASDKLVEFAELTGVPVIPTLMGWGTIPDDHPQMVGMVGLQTSHRYGNATLLKSDLVFGIGNRWANRHTGSVDVYTEGRKFVHVDIEPTQIGRVFTPDLGIVSDAGKALDVFLEVAREWKAAGKLKDRGAWLEDCQQRKSSLQRKTHFDNVPVKPQRVYEEMNQVFGKDTCYVSTIGLSQIAGAQFLHVYKPRHWINCGQAGPLGWTIPAALGVVKADPQRKVVALSGDYDFQFMIEELAVGAQFNLPYVHVLVNNAYLGLIRQAQRGFDMDYCVQLAFENINSTEAGSYGVDHVAVVEGLGCKALRVFEPGEIAPALLKAQKMAEEFRVPVVVEVILERVTNISMGTEINAVNEFEDLALVGNDAPTAISMLD comes from the coding sequence ATGAGCAAAATGAGAGCAATCGATGCAGCCGTTCTGGTCATGCGCCGTGAAGGTGTAGATACCGCGTTCGGCATCCCAGGGGCTGCCATCAACCCGCTGTACTCGGCCCTGAAAAAAGTCGGTGGCATCGATCATGTCCTCGCTCGTCACGTCGAAGGTGCCTCGCACATGGCCGAGGGCTACACCCGTGCCAACCCAGGCAATATCGGCGTGTGCATCGGCACCTCCGGCCCTGCCGGCACCGACATGGTCACCGGCCTGTACAGTGCATCCGCCGACTCCATCCCGATCCTCTGCATCACCGGCCAAGCGCCGCGCGCACGCCTGCACAAGGAAGACTTCCAGGCAGTCGACATCACCAACATCGTCAAGCCAGTGACCAAGTGGGCCACCACTGTTCTGGAGCCAGGCCAAGTGCCTTACGCCTTCCAGAAGGCCTTCTTCGAAATGCGCAGCGGCCGCCCGGGCCCGGTGCTGATCGACCTGCCGTTCGACGTGCAGATGGCTGAGATCGAGTTCGATATCGACGCCTACGAGCCACTGCCAGTCAACAAGCCATCGGCCAGCCGCGTGCAAGCCGAGAAGGCCCTGGCCCTGCTCAATGACGCCGAGCGCCCCCTGCTGGTTGCCGGTGGTGGCATCATCAACGCCGATGCCAGCGACAAGCTGGTCGAGTTCGCCGAGCTGACCGGCGTACCGGTCATCCCGACCCTGATGGGCTGGGGCACCATCCCTGACGACCACCCGCAAATGGTCGGCATGGTCGGTCTGCAAACCTCGCACCGCTACGGCAACGCCACCCTGCTCAAATCCGACCTGGTGTTCGGTATCGGCAACCGTTGGGCCAACCGCCACACCGGTTCCGTCGACGTCTACACCGAAGGCCGCAAGTTCGTTCACGTCGATATCGAACCGACCCAGATCGGCCGTGTGTTCACCCCGGACCTGGGCATCGTGTCTGACGCCGGCAAGGCGCTGGATGTGTTCCTCGAAGTGGCGCGCGAGTGGAAAGCCGCTGGCAAGCTCAAGGACCGTGGCGCTTGGCTGGAAGACTGCCAACAGCGCAAGTCGAGCCTGCAGCGCAAGACTCACTTCGACAACGTGCCGGTCAAGCCGCAGCGCGTCTACGAAGAAATGAACCAAGTGTTCGGCAAGGACACCTGCTACGTCAGCACCATCGGCCTGTCGCAGATCGCTGGCGCGCAATTCCTCCACGTCTACAAGCCACGCCACTGGATCAACTGCGGCCAGGCCGGCCCGCTGGGCTGGACCATTCCAGCAGCACTGGGCGTGGTCAAGGCCGACCCGCAACGCAAGGTCGTTGCCCTCTCGGGTGACTACGACTTCCAGTTCATGATCGAAGAACTGGCAGTCGGCGCGCAGTTCAACCTGCCGTACGTCCACGTGCTGGTGAACAACGCCTACCTTGGCCTGATCCGCCAGGCGCAGCGTGGCTTCGACATGGATTACTGTGTACAACTGGCGTTCGAGAACATCAACTCGACCGAAGCCGGCAGCTACGGTGTCGATCACGTTGCCGTGGTCGAAGGCCTGGGTTGCAAGGCCCTGCGCGTATTCGAGCCAGGCGAGATCGCCCCTGCCCTGCTCAAGGCGCAGAAAATGGCCGAAGAATTCCGCGTGCCGGTCGTGGTTGAAGTGATCCTCGAGCGTGTGACCAACATTTCCATGGGCACCGAGATCAACGCGGTCAACGAGTTCGAAGACCTCGCCCTGGTTGGCAACGACGCGCCAACTGCGATCTCGATGCTCGACTGA
- a CDS encoding GlcG/HbpS family heme-binding protein, whose amino-acid sequence MTTLTLKVAVSVVNAALAAGRKINAAPLTVAVLDAGGHLLALQREDGASLLRPQVATGKAWGAIALGKGSRLLALDAQQRPAFFAALNGLGERPVVPAPGGVLIRDQDGKVLGAVGISGDTSDIDEQCAISAIEEAGLTADAGVAA is encoded by the coding sequence ATGACTACATTGACTCTGAAAGTCGCTGTCAGCGTGGTGAACGCCGCGCTGGCCGCTGGCCGCAAGATCAACGCCGCGCCACTGACCGTGGCGGTGCTCGATGCCGGTGGGCATCTGCTGGCGCTGCAGCGTGAAGATGGCGCCAGCCTGTTGCGGCCGCAGGTGGCCACCGGTAAAGCCTGGGGCGCGATTGCGCTGGGCAAGGGCTCGCGTCTGCTGGCGCTGGATGCGCAGCAGCGGCCGGCGTTTTTCGCTGCCTTGAACGGGCTGGGTGAGCGGCCGGTGGTGCCGGCGCCGGGCGGTGTGCTGATTCGTGATCAGGACGGCAAAGTGCTGGGAGCGGTGGGGATCAGCGGGGATACTTCGGATATCGATGAGCAGTGCGCGATCAGTGCGATCGAGGAGGCGGGGTTGACTGCCGATGCGGGCGTTGCGGCTTAA
- the hyi gene encoding hydroxypyruvate isomerase, which translates to MPRFAANLSMLFTEQDFLARFKAAADAGFSGVEYLFPYDFSADLIKQQLDAHGLTQVLFNLPAGDWGKGERGIACHPDRVEEFRSGVDKAIEYAKVLGNTQVNCLAGIRPQGLQCADVRKTFVDNLKFAADKLKAAGIRLVMEMINTRDIPGFYLNTTQQALEIQAEVGSDNLFLQYDIYHMQIMEGDLARTMQANLKLINHIQLADNPGRNEPGTGEINYRFLFEHLDRIGYQGWVGAEYKPLTTTEAGLGWLKTHNAI; encoded by the coding sequence ATGCCTCGCTTCGCTGCCAACCTGTCCATGCTGTTCACCGAGCAGGACTTCCTGGCCCGCTTCAAGGCCGCCGCCGACGCTGGCTTCAGCGGTGTCGAATACCTCTTCCCGTATGACTTCAGCGCCGACCTGATCAAGCAGCAGCTCGACGCCCACGGCCTGACCCAGGTGCTGTTCAACCTGCCTGCCGGCGACTGGGGCAAGGGTGAGCGCGGCATCGCCTGCCACCCGGACCGTGTCGAAGAGTTCCGCAGCGGCGTCGACAAGGCCATCGAATACGCCAAGGTCCTGGGCAACACCCAGGTCAACTGCCTGGCCGGCATTCGTCCACAAGGCCTGCAATGCGCCGATGTGCGCAAGACCTTCGTCGACAACCTCAAGTTCGCCGCCGACAAACTCAAGGCTGCCGGGATTCGCCTGGTCATGGAAATGATCAACACCCGCGACATCCCAGGCTTCTACCTGAACACCACCCAACAGGCCCTGGAAATCCAGGCCGAAGTCGGCAGCGACAACCTGTTCCTGCAATACGACATCTACCACATGCAGATCATGGAAGGTGACCTGGCTCGCACCATGCAAGCCAACCTGAAGCTGATCAACCACATCCAGCTGGCCGACAACCCTGGCCGCAACGAGCCAGGCACCGGTGAGATCAACTACCGCTTCCTGTTCGAGCACCTGGACCGCATCGGTTACCAGGGCTGGGTGGGCGCGGAATACAAGCCGCTGACCACCACCGAGGCTGGCCTGGGCTGGCTGAAGACCCATAACGCTATCTGA